In the genome of Notamacropus eugenii isolate mMacEug1 chromosome 5, mMacEug1.pri_v2, whole genome shotgun sequence, one region contains:
- the ZBTB45 gene encoding zinc finger and BTB domain-containing protein 45: MAASAAATATATTSASAAAAEAVHYIHLQNFSRSLLETLNGQRLGGHFCDVTVRIREASLRAHRCVLAAGSPFFQDKLLLGHSEILVPPVVPAQTVRQLVEFLYSGSLVVAQSEALQVLTAASILQIKTVIDECTQIISQARGAGTRGPEDGASGPAATASAELCTTGPGAEVRYKLRDLLSAQQQQQQQQQQQQQQQRPAATSGADSGPHGCHSRKQRQPVRLQLLEPLPVVVKDEEGEASPTRPAPGGSGGAEGAREGSGPGDGAEDEEDEDEDDEEDGAEEEEAGGGGGCFSQCGGGFFSEGLKEPRKDPPPTVSDLASSEPPGGRDYFGGTSEEVFPESFIPVWPNEEVADGAPREAAPPALDGPPQAPSRSDCSFGPRPPEPRALGFPGPPGSGVKGPGATGLFPFHLPAPPPGPPQPPPFFSPLQPEGAAGGGGSGVSAASAAAGLGGLGPLQIQHSEGPGPPAQPGTGPRPAELPSYECSHCQKTFSSRKNYTKHMFIHSGEKPHQCSVCWRSFSLRDYLLKHMVTHTGVRAFQCSVCCKRFTQKSSLNVHMRTHRPERVPCPLCAKVFSHRTLLERHLSSHPAP; encoded by the exons ATGGCGGCCTCCGCCGCGGCCACAGCCACAGCCACGACCTCAGCCTCAGCGGCAGCTGCGGAAGCGGTGCACTACATCCACCTACAGAACTTCTCCCGCTCACTGCTGGAGACGCTCAATGGGCAGCGGCTGGGCGGCCACTTCTGCGACGTGACCGTGCGCATTCGGGAGGCCTCGCTGCGGGCGCACCGCTGCGTGCTGGCGGCCGGCTCGCCTTTCTTCCAGGACAAGCTGCTGCTGGGCCACTCGGAGATCCTGGTGCCGCCCGTGGTGCCCGCGCAGACCGTGCGCCAGCTCGTCGAGTTCCTGTACAGCGGCTCGCTCGTGGTGGCACAGAGCGAGGCGCTGCAGGTGCTCACGGCCGCCTCCATCCTGCAGATCAAGACGGTCATCGACGAGTGCACGCAGATCATCTCGCAGGCGCGTGGGGCGGGCACGCGGGGGCCGGAGGACGGGGCCTCGGGGCCCGCTGCCACCGCCTCTGCGGAGCTCTGCACTACGGGGCCAGGGGCCGAGGTCCGCTACAAGCTTCGGGACCTGCTCTcggcccagcagcagcagcagcagcagcagcagcagcagcagcagcagcagcggccaGCCGCTACATCGGGGGCAGACAGTGGGCCCCATGGCTGTCACAGCCGCAAGCAGAGGCAGCCCGTGCGCCTCCAGCTGCTGGAGCCGCTGCCCGTGGTGGTCAAGGACGAGGAGGGAGAGGCCTCGCCCACCCGGCCAGCCCCTGGGGGGTCAGGGGGGGCCGAGGGGGCCAGAGAAGGCTCGGGCCCGGGGGATGGGGCAGAGGATGAGGAGGACGAAGACGAGGATGACGAGGAGGACGGGGCTGAGGAAGAGGAGGCTGGCGGTGGTGGGGGCTGCTTCAGCCAGTGTGGGGGCGGCTTCTTCAGCGAGGGCCTTAAGGAGCCTCGGAAGGACCCCCCTCCCACGGTGTCCGATTTGGCCTCCTCAGAACCCCCGGGAGGGAGAGACTACTTTGGCGGGACCTCGGAAGAGGTGTTCCCTGAGAGCTTTATCCCGGTGTGGCCCAACGAGGAGGTAGCAGATGGGGCACCCCGGGAGGCGGCCCCTCCGGCCCTAGACGGGCCTCCCCAGGCTCCCTCTCGTTCCGACTGCAGCTTTGGGCCTAGACCCCCTGAGCCCCGGGCCCTGGGTTTTCCCGGTCCCCCGGGCTCTGGGGTGAAGGGTCCTGGGGCCACTGGCCTCTTCCCCTTCCACCTACCAGCCCCTCCCCCGGGgcccccccagcccccaccctTCTTCAGCCCCCTGCAGCCAGAAGGCGCTGCGGGCGGAGGCGGCAGCGGGGTCTCTGCAGCCTCTGCCGCCGCTGGCCTGGGGGGGTTAGGACCACTACAAATCCAGCACAGTGAAGGCCCCGGGCCCCCTGCGCAGCCTGGGACGGGTCCCCGGCCCGCAGAGCTGCCTTCCTACGAGTGTAGCCACTGCCAGAAAACTTTCAGCTCGAGGAAGAATTACACAAAGCACATGTTCATTCATTCGG GGGAGAAACCCCACCAATGCTCAGTGTGCTGGCGATCCTTCTCCCTCCGAGATTACCTCCTCAAGCACATGGTCACACACACGGGGGTCCGGGCCTTCCAGTGTTCTGTCTGCTGCAAACGATTCACTCAGAAGAGCTCGCTCAATGTGCACATGCGCACACACCGGCCAGAGCGCGTCCCCTGCCCGCTCTGTGCTAAGGTCTTCTCCCACCGTACACTACTGGAAAGGCACCTCAGTTCCCACCCTGCCCCTTGA
- the CHMP2A gene encoding charged multivesicular body protein 2a — protein MDLLFGRRKTPEELLRQNQRALNRAMRELDRERQKLETQEKKIIADIKKMAKQGQMDAVKIMARDLVRTRRYVSKFVMMRANIQAVSLKIQTLKSNNSMAQAMKGVTKAMGTMNRQLKLPQIQKIMMEFERQAEIMDMKEEMMNDAIDDAMGDEEDEEESDAVVSQVLDELGLSLTDELSNLPSTGGSLSVAAGGKKAEPSAALADADADLEERLKNLRRD, from the exons ATGGACCTACTGTTTGGGCGTCGGAAAACTCCCGAGGAGCTGCTGCGCCAGAACCAGCGGGCCCTGAACCGGGCCATGCGTGAGCTGGACAGGGAACGTCAGAAGCTGGAGACCCAGGAGAAGAAAATCATTGCTGACATTAAGAAGATGGCCAAGCAGGGCCAGATG GACGCTGTGAAAATCATGGCCCGAGACCTGGTGCGCACACGCCGCTACGTCAGCAAGTTTGTGATGATGCGGGCCAACATCCAGGCCGTGTCCCTAAAGATACAGACCCTCAAATCCAACAACTCCATGGCTCAGGCAATGAAGGGTGTCACAAAAGCCATGGGAACCATGAACAGGCAG CTGAAGCTGCCCCAGATCCAGAAGATCATGATGGAATTTGAACGCCAAGCAGAGATCATGGACATGAAGGAAGAGATGATGAACGATGCCATTGATGATGCCATGggggatgaggaagatgaagaggagag TGATGCTGTGGTGTCCCAAGTGCTGGATGAGCTGGGCCTGAGCCTGACGGACGAACTCTCCA ATCTCCCTTCCACGGGCGGCTCCCTCTCTGTGGCTGCTGGGGGCAAGAAAGCAGAGCCTTCTGCAGCCCTGGCTGATGCGGATGCGGACTTGGAAGAGCGCCTCAAGAACTTGAGAAGGGACTGA
- the LOC140508085 gene encoding uncharacterized protein — MTTAGREEGQRGAAGARESRRHQGDRIASEAVGPGAETEGEKDASREQAEAGPHPHGASGRPEGALKDAPMAHPHPRGQLRYPKPLRLLCQAVPPILGSSRCRPSLSLCKGPPPLLISGAPFPLAPSALQCRVLLLPPASQGPRLIHLQKGPGPPPQGRLGAVSTAPQAPLLKSPMPSQCRVLGCPRPQSCSPMGAPPPCTPSPSRSPQTRSHPLKGRPPLSRASPSPCRTVSSSICLKVQPLKGKPIPFSPSPSKGRASSSLRPRYHPVKKAPHTSSPRPSGSLQPSSPPLKACSASSHCGKAQAPPLLGAPSTIDPSLSCRGLLHSLRLSPSRHRGLAFPVNMVLASPELLFSPRAQDFRERELGFTILPRLSSPEIPPNSPTSGFSPTPTPCSLYPGLGSPESQDGHSSRVIQSVPLSAVSTDLAEPQAFSGGHDGQGRDLDTVILQPQQEGQHLLGPAVQVWPWPRGGSHQLGSTSGFGCLFWPCSSGASHVSSAGALPVQKHLQLCSPAPRPQHLQSP, encoded by the exons ATGACAACCGCAGGCCGGGAGGAGGGGCAGCGAGGCGCCGCGGGAGCGCGGGAGTCCCGGCGTCACCAGGGAGACCGCATCGCCTCAGAAGCGGTTGGTCCCGGGGCCGAGACTGAAGGCGAGAAGGACGCGAGCCGGGAGCAGGCGGAGGCGGGCCCTCATCCCCATG GTGCCAGTGGCCGGCCCGAGGGAGCCTTGAAGGACGCGCCAATGGCGCACCCCCACCCGCGGGGGCAGCTGCGCTACCCCAAGCCGTTACGGCTCCTGTGCCAGGCCGTGCCCCCCATCCTCGGCTCTTCCCGCTGCAGACCCAGCCTCTCCCTCTGCAAAGGGCCCCCTCCCTTGCTCATTTCGGGGGCTCCTTTTCCCCTTGCCCCCAGCGCCCTGCAGTGCAGGGTGCTGCTTCTGCCTCCAGCCTCCCAGGGACCCCGGCTCATCCATCTCCAGAAGGGCCCTGGCCCCCCTCCGCAGGGGCGCCTCGGCGCTGTCTCCACTGCACCCCAAGCCCCTCTCCTGAAGAGCCCCATGCCCTCTCAATGCCGGGTGCTCGGCTGTCCCCGGCCCCAGAGCTGCTCCCCGATGGGGGCACCTCCTCCCTGTACTCCGAGTCCCTCCCGCTCCCCCCAGACCAGATCTCATCCCCTGAAAGGGAGACCCCCCCTCTCCAGGGCCAGCCCCTCTCCTTGCAGGACGGTGTCCTCTTCTATCTGCCTAAAAGTCCAGCCTCTGAAGGGGAAGCCCATCCCCTTCAGTCCCAGCCCCTCCAAAGGCAGAGCCTCATCTTCCCTGAGACCCAGATACCACCCAGTCAAGAAAGCCCCCCACACCTCCAGTCCCAGACCTTCAGGTTCCCTGCAGCCCAGTTCCCCGCCTCTGAAGGCATGCTCTGCCTCCTCCCACTGCGGGAAAGCCCAGGCTCCTCCACTGCTGGGGGCCCCTTCGACCATTGACCCTAGTCTGTCCTGCCGGGGCTTGCTCCATTCTCTGAGGCTCAGCCCCTCCAGACACAGGGGACTGGCCTTCCCAGTGAACATGGTCCTGGCCTCTCCAGAGCTCCTGTTCTCCCCCCGGGCCCAGGATTTCAGAGAAAGAGAGCTGGGGTTCACTATCCTGCCCAGACTCTCCTCCCCAGAAATCCCTCCCAACTCCCCTACTTCTGGCTTCAGTCCCACCCCAACCCCCTGCTCCCTTTATCCTGGCCTGGGTTCCCCTGAGTCACAGGATGGCCACAGTTCCAGAGTGATCCAGTCTGTGCCCCTGTCTGCGGTGAGCACGGACCTTGCAGAGCCCCAGGCCTTTTCAGGGGGGCATGATGGTCAAGGACGGGACTTGGATACGGTCATCCTGCAGCCACAACAGGAAGGACAGCATCTCTTGGG GCCTGCTGTCCAGGTTTGGCCCTGGCCTCGTGGCGGCAGCCACCAGCTGGGCTCCACCTCCGGCTTTGGCTGTCTCTTCTGGCCGTGTTCCAGTGGTGCTTCCCATGTGAGCTCCGCAGGGGCTCTGCCCGTCCAGAAGCATCTCCAGCTGTGCTCTCCTGCCCCCCGTCCCCAACACCTGCAGTCTCCCTGA
- the TRIM28 gene encoding LOW QUALITY PROTEIN: transcription intermediary factor 1-beta (The sequence of the model RefSeq protein was modified relative to this genomic sequence to represent the inferred CDS: deleted 7 bases in 4 codons), giving the protein MAASVAAGRGQPGSGDGPAGADKRGPGGPGGPAASASAASGGPLGARPRRLGVLGLGGPRGGGGGRAGAGSGPAAAASSGPAAAASSASGAAASGGGGPSEAAELLEHCGVCRERLRPEREPRLLPCLHSVCGQCLLLGPASAPGGATGTATGPAAANNGGDGAVVDCPVCKQQCFAKDIVENYFMRDSGAKTAPDPKDANQCCTSCEDNAPATSYCVECSEPLCETCVEAHQRVKYTKDHTVRSTGPAKSRDGERTVYCSVHKHEPLVLFCESCDTLTCRDCQLNAHKDHQYQFLEDAVRNQRKLLASLVKRLGDKHATLQKNTKEVRTSIRQVTDVQKRVQVDVKMAILQIMKELNKRGRVLVNDAQKVTEGQQERLERQHWTMTKIQRHQEHILRFASWALESDNNTALLLSKKLIYFQLHRALKMIVDPVEPQGDMKFQWDLNAWTKSAEAFGKIVSERSGPGSMAPPRPPGKPGGGNQAMDLQEGYGSYGPDDPYSAEPNVSGMKRSRSGEGEVSGLMRKVPRVSLERLDLDLTADSQPPVFKVFPGTTNEDYNLIVIERGGQPGAPGGPPMPPMAMVKEEETEAAIGAPPGVEGLETKPLLLPPLEASGPEGPHLASPSGSTSSGLEVLGGPDAAAAATAATGGPGAVDDSATICRVCQKAGDLVMCSQCEFCFHLECHLPILQEVPGEEWSCSLCQEVVDCKDEVPLPGPETVALTPDGDTCPAKLSPTNQQKCERVLLALLCHEPCRPLHRLATDPTPSAEQPGTLDLTLIRARLQEKLSPPYSSPQEFAQDVGRMFKQFNKLTEDKADVQSIIGLQRFFETRMNEAFGDTKFSAILVEPLPPPIPGPGLAPPELVGGSNDGN; this is encoded by the exons ATGGCGGCGTCGGTGGCGGCGGGGCGCGGGCAGCCCGGG TCCGGGGACGGGCCCGCAGGCGCCGACAAGCGCGGGCCCGGGGGGCCCGGAGGGCCGGCCGCCTCGGCCTCGGCCGCGTCCGGGGGGCCCCTCGGGGCCCGGCCCCGCCGCCTCGGCGTCCTCGGCCTCGGCGGCCCGCGGGGGGGCGGCGGCGGC CGGGCGGGGGCGGGCTCGGGGCCCGCGGCCGCCGCCTCCTCGGGGCCCGCGGCCGCCGCCTCCTCGGCCTCGGGCGCC GCGGCCTCGGGCGGGGGCGGCCCGAGCGAGGCGGCCGAGCTGCTGGAGCACTGCGGCGTGTGCCGGGAGCGCCTGCGGCCCGAGCGGGAGCCGCGCCTGCTGCCCTGCCTGCACTCGGTGTGCGGCCAGTGCCTGCTGCTCGGGCCGGCCTCCGCGCCTGGTGGCGCCACCGGCACGGCCACCGGGCCTGCCGCCGCCAACAACGGGGGCGACGGCGCGG TGGTGGATTGCCCCGTGTGCAAGCAGCAGTGCTTCGCCAAGGACATCGTGGAGAACTACTTCATGAGAGACAGCGGCGCCAAGACGGCCCCGGACCCCAAGGATGCCAACCAG TGCTGCACTAGCTGTGAGGACAACGCCCCTGCCACCAGCTACTGCGTTGAGTGCTCGGAGCCCCTGTGTGAGACGTGTGTGGAGGCTCATCAGCGGGTCAAGTACACCAAGGACCACACTGTCCGCTCCACAG GCCCTGCGAAGTCCCGTGATGGGGAGCGCACAGTCTACTGCTCAGTCCATAAGCACGAGCCCCTGGTCCTCTTCTGCGAGAGCTGTGACACCCTTACCTGCCGGGATTGCCAGCTCAATGCCCACAAGGACCATCA ATACCAGTTCCTGGAGGATGCTGTGAGAAACCAGAGGAAGCTCCTGGCCTCCCTGGTCAAGCGCTTGGGGGATAAGCATGCCACCCTGCAGAAGAACACCAAGGAAGTGCGAACCTC GATTCGCCAGGTCACAGACGTGCAGAAGCGGGTGCAGGTGGATGTGAAAATGGCCATACTGCAGATCATGAAAGAGCTGAACAAGCGCGGCCGCGTGCTCGTCAACGATGCCCAGAAGGTGACAGAGGGTCAGCAGGAGCGCCTGGAGCGCCAGCATTGGACCATGACCAAGATTCAGAGGCACCAGGAACACATCCTGCGCTTTGCCTCCTGGGCCTTGGAGAGCGATAACAACACGGCTCTGCTGCTGTCTAAGAAACTG ATTTACTTCCAGCTGCACCGTGCCCTCAAGATGATTGTGGACCCCGTGGAGCCCCAGGGGGACATGAAGTTCCAGTGGGACCTCAACGCTTGGACCAAAAGCGCCGAGGCCTTTG GCAAGATTGTTTCAGAAAGGAGTGGTCCTGGTTCCATGGCCCCTCCCCGGCCCCCTGGCAAGCCTGGAGGAGGGAATCAG GCCATGGACCTGCAGGAGGGGTATGGGAGCTATGGCCCAG ATGACCCCTACAGTGCTGAACCCAACGTGTCCGGGATGAAAAG GTCTAGGTCTGGCGAG GGGGAAGTGAGTGGCCTCATGCGGAAGGTCCCCAGGGTGAGCCTGGAGCGCCTCGATCTGGACCTGACTGCGGACAGCCAGCCCCCAGTCTTCAAGGTCTTCCCTGGGACCACCAATGAGGATTACAACCTCATTGTCATCGAGAGGGGAGGTCAGCCAGGGGCCCCGGGAGGGCCTCCTATGCCACCTATGGCCATGGTCAAG gaggaagagacagaggctGCCATCGGAGCCCCCCCAGGGGTGGAGGGACTAGAGACAAAAccgctgctgctgcctcccttgGAGGCCTCAGGGCCTGAGGGTCCCCACCTGGCCTCCCCCAGTGGCAGCACCAGCTCTGGCCTGGAAGTGCTGGGAGGCCCTGATGCAGCTGCTGCCGCCACTGCAGCCACTGGTGGCCCTGGAGCTGTGGATGATAGCGCCACCATATGCCGTGTCTGCCAGAAGGCAGGGGACCTGGTGATGTGTAGCCAGTGTGAATTCTGTTTCCATTTGGAGTGTCACCTGCCAATCTTGCAGGAGGTTCCTGG GGAAGAGTGGAGCTGCTCTCTGTGCCAGGAGGTGGTGGACTGCAAAGATGAGGTCCCCCTTCCTGGCCCTGAGACTGTAGCCTTGACCCCTGATGGGGACACCTGTCCTGCCAAGCTGTCACCTACTAACCAGCAG AAGTGTGAGCGTGTGCTGCTGGCCTTGCTCTGCCATGAGCCATGCCGCCCCCTGCACCGACTGGCCACGGATCCCACACCCTCTGCTGAGCAGCCAGGCACTCTGGACCTCACCCTGATTCGTGCACGCCTCCAGGAGAAGCTGTCACCCCCGTACAGCTCCCCGCAGGAGTTTGCCCAGGATGTGGGCCGCATGTTCAAGCAATTCAACAAACTCACGGAG GACAAAGCTGATGTCCAGTCGATCATTGGCCTTCAACGCTTCTTTGAGACTCGCATGAACGAGGCTTTTGGGGACACCAAGTTCTCAGCTATTCTGGTGGagccccttcctccccccatcccaggcCCTGGCCTGGCCCCTCCCGAGCTGGTGGGGGGCTCCAACGACGGTAACTGA
- the UBE2M gene encoding NEDD8-conjugating enzyme Ubc12: MIKLFSLKQQKKEEESAGGTKGSSKKASAAQLRIQKDINELNLPKTCEIDFSDQDDLLNFKLVICPDEGFYKAGKFVFSFKVGQGYPHDPPKVKCETMVYHPNIDLEGNVCLNILREDWKPVLTINSIIYGLQYLFLEPNPEDPLNKEAAEVLQNNRRLFEQNVQRSMRGGYIGSTYFERCLK, from the exons aTGATCAAGCTGTTCTCGCTGAAGcagcagaagaaggaggaggagtcgGCGGGCGGCACCAAGGGCAGCAGCAAGAAGGCCTCCGCCGCGCAGCTCCGCATCCAGAAAG ACATTAATGAGCTCAACTTGCCTAAGACCTGCGAGATCGACTTTTCTGATCAGGACGACCTCCTCAACTTCAAGCTGGTCATCTGCCCGGATGAG gGCTTCTACAAGGCTGGCAAGTTTGTGTTTAGTTTTAAG GTTGGCCAGGGTTACCCCCACGATCCACCCAAGGTGAAGTGTGAGACCATGGTTTATCACCCCAACATCGACCTTGAGGGCAATGTCTGCCTTAACATCCTCAG AGAGGACTGGAAACCAGTGCTAACGATAAACTCCATCATCTACGGGCTGCAGTATCTCTTCCTG GAGCCCAACCCCGAGGATCCCCTGAACAAGGAGGCGGCCGAGGTCCTCCAGAACAACCGGCGCCTTTTCGAGCAGAACGTGCAGCGCTCCATGCGCGGCGGCTACATCGGCTCCACGTACTTTGAGCGCTGCCTCAAATAG